The proteins below are encoded in one region of bacterium:
- a CDS encoding patatin-like phospholipase family protein, translating to MKIGLALGGGGALSLSQIGVIKVFEREGIEFDIITGVSMGSVVGSLYSFTKDSKQLEEFFKRFINDRNIKKIEEIFIRHRKRGLTEKITDGFKNLYILFSDSFKTGLFDSEKVIEEVRKIFNEEIYIENSKINLGIVAVEYFTGKIFIFNRGKLFPAVVASCAMPGLLTLVEINGKKFIDGGVASNIPVISNYILGGEIIICVENEPSLLKNRPSNVFSTLVQVSKIKSKYADILEEIYADFKIEIELEGIEWYNFSQFQYCVKEGEKTAEKYLPYIEKVLRQEKTPISEIREKIIKNIKGNFLTESSM from the coding sequence ATGAAAATAGGTCTTGCACTCGGTGGTGGTGGAGCATTAAGTTTATCTCAAATTGGCGTAATTAAGGTTTTTGAAAGAGAAGGAATTGAATTTGATATAATTACAGGTGTAAGTATGGGTTCAGTGGTTGGAAGTTTATATTCTTTTACAAAGGACTCAAAGCAATTAGAAGAGTTTTTTAAAAGGTTTATAAATGATAGAAATATTAAAAAAATAGAAGAAATTTTTATCAGACATAGGAAAAGAGGACTAACAGAAAAAATAACAGATGGATTTAAAAATTTATATATTCTTTTTAGTGATAGTTTTAAAACAGGACTTTTTGATTCAGAAAAAGTAATTGAGGAAGTAAGAAAAATTTTTAATGAGGAAATATATATTGAAAATTCAAAAATAAATTTAGGTATAGTCGCAGTTGAGTATTTTACAGGTAAAATTTTTATTTTTAACAGAGGTAAATTATTTCCTGCTGTTGTTGCTTCTTGTGCAATGCCTGGGCTGCTCACACTTGTTGAAATAAATGGCAAAAAATTCATTGATGGTGGAGTTGCAAGTAATATTCCAGTTATATCAAACTATATTCTTGGTGGTGAAATTATAATATGTGTTGAAAATGAACCATCACTTTTAAAGAACAGACCTTCAAATGTTTTTAGCACATTAGTTCAGGTAAGTAAAATTAAAAGTAAATATGCTGATATATTAGAAGAAATTTATGCTGATTTTAAAATTGAAATAGAACTTGAAGGTATTGAATGGTATAATTTTTCTCAATTTCAATATTGTGTAAAAGAAGGAGAAAAGACCGCTGAAAAATATCTTCCCTATATTGAAAAAGTTTTAAGACAAGAAAAAACACCTATTTCTGAAATAAGAGAAAAAATAATTAAAAATATTAAAGGAAATTTTTTAACGGAATCTTCTATGTAA